The Larus michahellis chromosome 12, bLarMic1.1, whole genome shotgun sequence genome contains a region encoding:
- the CBFA2T2 gene encoding protein CBFA2T2 isoform X4, whose translation MVGIPGGCQFAGEKRVPVMPGSPVEVKIQSRSSPPNMPPLPPVNPGGPRPVSFTPTALPNGINHSPPTLNGAPSPPQRFSNGPSSSSSSSLTNQQLPATCGARQLSKLKRFLTTLQQFGNDISPEIGEKVRTLVLALVNSTVTIEEFHCKLQEATNFPLRPFVIPFLKANLPLLQRELLHCARAAKQTPSQYLAQHEHILLNTNTTSPADSSELLIEVNGNGKRHSPDRREDNSFEREPLPTEPPAKRVCTISPAPRHSPALTIPLMNPGGQFHPTPPPLQHYTLEDIATSHLYRDPSKMLEHREIRDRHGGLGLNGGYQDELVDHRLTEREWADEWKHLDHALNCIMEMVEKTRRSMAVLRRCQEADREELNYWKRRCSETAEPRKAGGELISRQHSPSSSDSIGSDSLREFSSRSGTGYVTEEIWKKAEAVNEVKRQAMSEVQKAVAEAEQKAFEMIASERARMEQTIADAKRQATEDAFLVINEQEESTESCWNCGRKASETCSGCNIARYCGSFCQHKDWERHHRICGQGLHGQSKPLALPTGRAAAKSLDGVPSPALEKTSATTSRSSTPASVTAIETNGL comes from the exons TTGCTGGTGAGAAGAGGGTGCCAGTGATGCCTGGATCGCCCGTGGAAGTGAAGATCCAGTCCAGGTCCTCTCCTCCCAACatgccgccgctgccccccgtGAATCCCGGCGGCCCCCGCCCGGTGTCCTTCACCCCGACTGCAC TGCCCAACGGAATAAACCATTCCCCCCCGACGCTGAATGGGGCACCATCCCCACCCCAGCGCTTCAGCAAcggtccttcctcctcctcctcctcctcactgacGAACCAGCAGCTCCCGGCCACGTGCGGCGCCCGGCAGCTCAGCAAGCTGAAGCGTTTCCTCACTACCCTCCAGCAGTTCGGCAACGACATCTCACCGGAGATCGGGGAGAAGGTCCGGACCCTTGTCCTGGCGTTGGTG AACTCAACGGTGACAATCGAGGAATTTCACTGCAAGCTGCAAGAGGCGACGAACTTCCCCCTCCGGCCATTTGTGATCCCCTTTCTGAAG GCCAACCTCCCgctgctgcagagagagctgCTGCACTGCGCCCGGGCTGCCAAGCAGACGCCCTCCCAGTACCTGGCGCAGCACGAGCACATCCTGCTGAACACAAACACCACGTCCCCTGCCGACTCCTCCGAGCTGCTGATCGAGGTGAACGGGAATGGGAAGAGGCACAGTCCGGACAG AAGGGAAGACAACAGCTTTGAGAGGGAGCCGCTGCCGACGGAGCCTCCGGCCAAGAGGGTGTGCACCATCAGCCCCgcgccccggcacagccctgccctgacCATCCCGCTGATGAACCCCGGGGGGCAGTTccaccccaccccgccgcccCTCCAGCACTACACCTTGGAAGATATCGCCACCTCCCACCTCTACAGGGATCCCAGCAAGATGTTGGAGCACAGAGAGATTCGGGACAGGCACGGTGGTCTTG GTTTGAATGGAGGATACCAGGACGAGCTGGTGGACCACCGCTTAACGGAGAGAGAGTGGGCTGACGAGTGGAAGCATCTTGATCAC GCGCTGAACTGCATCATGGAGATGGTGGAGAAGACCCGGCGCTCGATGGCGGTGCTGCGGCGCTGCCAGGAGGCTGATCGGGAAGAGCTCAACTACTGGAAGAGGCGATGCAGTGAGACGGCGGAGCCGCGGAAGGCGGGCGGCGAGCTCATCTCccggcagcacagccccagcagctccgaCTCCATCGGCAGCG ATTCGTTGCGGGAGTTCAGCAGCAGGTCAGGAACGGGCTACGTCACCGAAGAGATATGGAAAAAAGCTG aagCCGTGAACGAGGTGAAGCGCCAGGCCATGTCGGAGGTGCAGAAGGCGGTGGCGGAGGCCGAGCAGAAGGCGTTTGAGATGATTGCCTCCGAGAGGGCTCGGATGGAGCAGACGATCGCGGATGCCAAGCGCCAGGCCACCGAGGATGCCTTCTTAGTGATAAACGAACAGGAGGAGTCCACGGAG AGTTGCTGGAACTGCGGTCGCAAAGCCAGCGAGACCTGCAGCGGCTGCAACATCGCCCGGTACTGCGGCTCCTTCTGCCAGCACAAGGACTGGGAGAGGCACCACCGGATCTGCGGCCAAGGCCTGCACGGCCAGAGCAAGCCGCTGGCTCTGCCCACGGGCCGAGCGGCCGCCAAGAGCCTGGATGGCGTCCCCAGCCCGGCCCTGGAGAAGACCTCGGCGACCACCTCCCGGTCCTCCACCCCAGCATCCGTGACAGCAATAGAAACGAACGGACTCTGA
- the CBFA2T2 gene encoding protein CBFA2T2 isoform X3, translating into MVGIPGGCQFAGEKRVPVMPGSPVEVKIQSRSSPPNMPPLPPVNPGGPRPVSFTPTALPNGINHSPPTLNGAPSPPQRFSNGPSSSSSSSLTNQQLPATCGARQLSKLKRFLTTLQQFGNDISPEIGEKVRTLVLALVNSTVTIEEFHCKLQEATNFPLRPFVIPFLKANLPLLQRELLHCARAAKQTPSQYLAQHEHILLNTNTTSPADSSELLIEVNGNGKRHSPDRREDNSFEREPLPTEPPAKRVCTISPAPRHSPALTIPLMNPGGQFHPTPPPLQHYTLEDIATSHLYRDPSKMLEHREIRDRHGGLGLNGGYQDELVDHRLTEREWADEWKHLDHALNCIMEMVEKTRRSMAVLRRCQEADREELNYWKRRCSETAEPRKAGGELISRQHSPSSSDSIGSDSLREFSSRSGTGYVTEEIWKKAEEAVNEVKRQAMSEVQKAVAEAEQKAFEMIASERARMEQTIADAKRQATEDAFLVINEQEESTESCWNCGRKASETCSGCNIARYCGSFCQHKDWERHHRICGQGLHGQSKPLALPTGRAAAKSLDGVPSPALEKTSATTSRSSTPASVTAIETNGL; encoded by the exons TTGCTGGTGAGAAGAGGGTGCCAGTGATGCCTGGATCGCCCGTGGAAGTGAAGATCCAGTCCAGGTCCTCTCCTCCCAACatgccgccgctgccccccgtGAATCCCGGCGGCCCCCGCCCGGTGTCCTTCACCCCGACTGCAC TGCCCAACGGAATAAACCATTCCCCCCCGACGCTGAATGGGGCACCATCCCCACCCCAGCGCTTCAGCAAcggtccttcctcctcctcctcctcctcactgacGAACCAGCAGCTCCCGGCCACGTGCGGCGCCCGGCAGCTCAGCAAGCTGAAGCGTTTCCTCACTACCCTCCAGCAGTTCGGCAACGACATCTCACCGGAGATCGGGGAGAAGGTCCGGACCCTTGTCCTGGCGTTGGTG AACTCAACGGTGACAATCGAGGAATTTCACTGCAAGCTGCAAGAGGCGACGAACTTCCCCCTCCGGCCATTTGTGATCCCCTTTCTGAAG GCCAACCTCCCgctgctgcagagagagctgCTGCACTGCGCCCGGGCTGCCAAGCAGACGCCCTCCCAGTACCTGGCGCAGCACGAGCACATCCTGCTGAACACAAACACCACGTCCCCTGCCGACTCCTCCGAGCTGCTGATCGAGGTGAACGGGAATGGGAAGAGGCACAGTCCGGACAG AAGGGAAGACAACAGCTTTGAGAGGGAGCCGCTGCCGACGGAGCCTCCGGCCAAGAGGGTGTGCACCATCAGCCCCgcgccccggcacagccctgccctgacCATCCCGCTGATGAACCCCGGGGGGCAGTTccaccccaccccgccgcccCTCCAGCACTACACCTTGGAAGATATCGCCACCTCCCACCTCTACAGGGATCCCAGCAAGATGTTGGAGCACAGAGAGATTCGGGACAGGCACGGTGGTCTTG GTTTGAATGGAGGATACCAGGACGAGCTGGTGGACCACCGCTTAACGGAGAGAGAGTGGGCTGACGAGTGGAAGCATCTTGATCAC GCGCTGAACTGCATCATGGAGATGGTGGAGAAGACCCGGCGCTCGATGGCGGTGCTGCGGCGCTGCCAGGAGGCTGATCGGGAAGAGCTCAACTACTGGAAGAGGCGATGCAGTGAGACGGCGGAGCCGCGGAAGGCGGGCGGCGAGCTCATCTCccggcagcacagccccagcagctccgaCTCCATCGGCAGCG ATTCGTTGCGGGAGTTCAGCAGCAGGTCAGGAACGGGCTACGTCACCGAAGAGATATGGAAAAAAGCTG aagaagCCGTGAACGAGGTGAAGCGCCAGGCCATGTCGGAGGTGCAGAAGGCGGTGGCGGAGGCCGAGCAGAAGGCGTTTGAGATGATTGCCTCCGAGAGGGCTCGGATGGAGCAGACGATCGCGGATGCCAAGCGCCAGGCCACCGAGGATGCCTTCTTAGTGATAAACGAACAGGAGGAGTCCACGGAG AGTTGCTGGAACTGCGGTCGCAAAGCCAGCGAGACCTGCAGCGGCTGCAACATCGCCCGGTACTGCGGCTCCTTCTGCCAGCACAAGGACTGGGAGAGGCACCACCGGATCTGCGGCCAAGGCCTGCACGGCCAGAGCAAGCCGCTGGCTCTGCCCACGGGCCGAGCGGCCGCCAAGAGCCTGGATGGCGTCCCCAGCCCGGCCCTGGAGAAGACCTCGGCGACCACCTCCCGGTCCTCCACCCCAGCATCCGTGACAGCAATAGAAACGAACGGACTCTGA
- the CBFA2T2 gene encoding protein CBFA2T2 isoform X1, whose product MLPFNCLCHQIQPHFGEALLMNVYFSSPTPVAGEKRVPVMPGSPVEVKIQSRSSPPNMPPLPPVNPGGPRPVSFTPTALPNGINHSPPTLNGAPSPPQRFSNGPSSSSSSSLTNQQLPATCGARQLSKLKRFLTTLQQFGNDISPEIGEKVRTLVLALVNSTVTIEEFHCKLQEATNFPLRPFVIPFLKANLPLLQRELLHCARAAKQTPSQYLAQHEHILLNTNTTSPADSSELLIEVNGNGKRHSPDRREDNSFEREPLPTEPPAKRVCTISPAPRHSPALTIPLMNPGGQFHPTPPPLQHYTLEDIATSHLYRDPSKMLEHREIRDRHGGLGLNGGYQDELVDHRLTEREWADEWKHLDHALNCIMEMVEKTRRSMAVLRRCQEADREELNYWKRRCSETAEPRKAGGELISRQHSPSSSDSIGSDSLREFSSRSGTGYVTEEIWKKAEEAVNEVKRQAMSEVQKAVAEAEQKAFEMIASERARMEQTIADAKRQATEDAFLVINEQEESTESCWNCGRKASETCSGCNIARYCGSFCQHKDWERHHRICGQGLHGQSKPLALPTGRAAAKSLDGVPSPALEKTSATTSRSSTPASVTAIETNGL is encoded by the exons TTGCTGGTGAGAAGAGGGTGCCAGTGATGCCTGGATCGCCCGTGGAAGTGAAGATCCAGTCCAGGTCCTCTCCTCCCAACatgccgccgctgccccccgtGAATCCCGGCGGCCCCCGCCCGGTGTCCTTCACCCCGACTGCAC TGCCCAACGGAATAAACCATTCCCCCCCGACGCTGAATGGGGCACCATCCCCACCCCAGCGCTTCAGCAAcggtccttcctcctcctcctcctcctcactgacGAACCAGCAGCTCCCGGCCACGTGCGGCGCCCGGCAGCTCAGCAAGCTGAAGCGTTTCCTCACTACCCTCCAGCAGTTCGGCAACGACATCTCACCGGAGATCGGGGAGAAGGTCCGGACCCTTGTCCTGGCGTTGGTG AACTCAACGGTGACAATCGAGGAATTTCACTGCAAGCTGCAAGAGGCGACGAACTTCCCCCTCCGGCCATTTGTGATCCCCTTTCTGAAG GCCAACCTCCCgctgctgcagagagagctgCTGCACTGCGCCCGGGCTGCCAAGCAGACGCCCTCCCAGTACCTGGCGCAGCACGAGCACATCCTGCTGAACACAAACACCACGTCCCCTGCCGACTCCTCCGAGCTGCTGATCGAGGTGAACGGGAATGGGAAGAGGCACAGTCCGGACAG AAGGGAAGACAACAGCTTTGAGAGGGAGCCGCTGCCGACGGAGCCTCCGGCCAAGAGGGTGTGCACCATCAGCCCCgcgccccggcacagccctgccctgacCATCCCGCTGATGAACCCCGGGGGGCAGTTccaccccaccccgccgcccCTCCAGCACTACACCTTGGAAGATATCGCCACCTCCCACCTCTACAGGGATCCCAGCAAGATGTTGGAGCACAGAGAGATTCGGGACAGGCACGGTGGTCTTG GTTTGAATGGAGGATACCAGGACGAGCTGGTGGACCACCGCTTAACGGAGAGAGAGTGGGCTGACGAGTGGAAGCATCTTGATCAC GCGCTGAACTGCATCATGGAGATGGTGGAGAAGACCCGGCGCTCGATGGCGGTGCTGCGGCGCTGCCAGGAGGCTGATCGGGAAGAGCTCAACTACTGGAAGAGGCGATGCAGTGAGACGGCGGAGCCGCGGAAGGCGGGCGGCGAGCTCATCTCccggcagcacagccccagcagctccgaCTCCATCGGCAGCG ATTCGTTGCGGGAGTTCAGCAGCAGGTCAGGAACGGGCTACGTCACCGAAGAGATATGGAAAAAAGCTG aagaagCCGTGAACGAGGTGAAGCGCCAGGCCATGTCGGAGGTGCAGAAGGCGGTGGCGGAGGCCGAGCAGAAGGCGTTTGAGATGATTGCCTCCGAGAGGGCTCGGATGGAGCAGACGATCGCGGATGCCAAGCGCCAGGCCACCGAGGATGCCTTCTTAGTGATAAACGAACAGGAGGAGTCCACGGAG AGTTGCTGGAACTGCGGTCGCAAAGCCAGCGAGACCTGCAGCGGCTGCAACATCGCCCGGTACTGCGGCTCCTTCTGCCAGCACAAGGACTGGGAGAGGCACCACCGGATCTGCGGCCAAGGCCTGCACGGCCAGAGCAAGCCGCTGGCTCTGCCCACGGGCCGAGCGGCCGCCAAGAGCCTGGATGGCGTCCCCAGCCCGGCCCTGGAGAAGACCTCGGCGACCACCTCCCGGTCCTCCACCCCAGCATCCGTGACAGCAATAGAAACGAACGGACTCTGA
- the CBFA2T2 gene encoding protein CBFA2T2 isoform X2, with protein sequence MLPFNCLCHQIQPHFGEALLMNVYFSSPTPVAGEKRVPVMPGSPVEVKIQSRSSPPNMPPLPPVNPGGPRPVSFTPTALPNGINHSPPTLNGAPSPPQRFSNGPSSSSSSSLTNQQLPATCGARQLSKLKRFLTTLQQFGNDISPEIGEKVRTLVLALVNSTVTIEEFHCKLQEATNFPLRPFVIPFLKANLPLLQRELLHCARAAKQTPSQYLAQHEHILLNTNTTSPADSSELLIEVNGNGKRHSPDRREDNSFEREPLPTEPPAKRVCTISPAPRHSPALTIPLMNPGGQFHPTPPPLQHYTLEDIATSHLYRDPSKMLEHREIRDRHGGLGLNGGYQDELVDHRLTEREWADEWKHLDHALNCIMEMVEKTRRSMAVLRRCQEADREELNYWKRRCSETAEPRKAGGELISRQHSPSSSDSIGSDSLREFSSRSGTGYVTEEIWKKAEAVNEVKRQAMSEVQKAVAEAEQKAFEMIASERARMEQTIADAKRQATEDAFLVINEQEESTESCWNCGRKASETCSGCNIARYCGSFCQHKDWERHHRICGQGLHGQSKPLALPTGRAAAKSLDGVPSPALEKTSATTSRSSTPASVTAIETNGL encoded by the exons TTGCTGGTGAGAAGAGGGTGCCAGTGATGCCTGGATCGCCCGTGGAAGTGAAGATCCAGTCCAGGTCCTCTCCTCCCAACatgccgccgctgccccccgtGAATCCCGGCGGCCCCCGCCCGGTGTCCTTCACCCCGACTGCAC TGCCCAACGGAATAAACCATTCCCCCCCGACGCTGAATGGGGCACCATCCCCACCCCAGCGCTTCAGCAAcggtccttcctcctcctcctcctcctcactgacGAACCAGCAGCTCCCGGCCACGTGCGGCGCCCGGCAGCTCAGCAAGCTGAAGCGTTTCCTCACTACCCTCCAGCAGTTCGGCAACGACATCTCACCGGAGATCGGGGAGAAGGTCCGGACCCTTGTCCTGGCGTTGGTG AACTCAACGGTGACAATCGAGGAATTTCACTGCAAGCTGCAAGAGGCGACGAACTTCCCCCTCCGGCCATTTGTGATCCCCTTTCTGAAG GCCAACCTCCCgctgctgcagagagagctgCTGCACTGCGCCCGGGCTGCCAAGCAGACGCCCTCCCAGTACCTGGCGCAGCACGAGCACATCCTGCTGAACACAAACACCACGTCCCCTGCCGACTCCTCCGAGCTGCTGATCGAGGTGAACGGGAATGGGAAGAGGCACAGTCCGGACAG AAGGGAAGACAACAGCTTTGAGAGGGAGCCGCTGCCGACGGAGCCTCCGGCCAAGAGGGTGTGCACCATCAGCCCCgcgccccggcacagccctgccctgacCATCCCGCTGATGAACCCCGGGGGGCAGTTccaccccaccccgccgcccCTCCAGCACTACACCTTGGAAGATATCGCCACCTCCCACCTCTACAGGGATCCCAGCAAGATGTTGGAGCACAGAGAGATTCGGGACAGGCACGGTGGTCTTG GTTTGAATGGAGGATACCAGGACGAGCTGGTGGACCACCGCTTAACGGAGAGAGAGTGGGCTGACGAGTGGAAGCATCTTGATCAC GCGCTGAACTGCATCATGGAGATGGTGGAGAAGACCCGGCGCTCGATGGCGGTGCTGCGGCGCTGCCAGGAGGCTGATCGGGAAGAGCTCAACTACTGGAAGAGGCGATGCAGTGAGACGGCGGAGCCGCGGAAGGCGGGCGGCGAGCTCATCTCccggcagcacagccccagcagctccgaCTCCATCGGCAGCG ATTCGTTGCGGGAGTTCAGCAGCAGGTCAGGAACGGGCTACGTCACCGAAGAGATATGGAAAAAAGCTG aagCCGTGAACGAGGTGAAGCGCCAGGCCATGTCGGAGGTGCAGAAGGCGGTGGCGGAGGCCGAGCAGAAGGCGTTTGAGATGATTGCCTCCGAGAGGGCTCGGATGGAGCAGACGATCGCGGATGCCAAGCGCCAGGCCACCGAGGATGCCTTCTTAGTGATAAACGAACAGGAGGAGTCCACGGAG AGTTGCTGGAACTGCGGTCGCAAAGCCAGCGAGACCTGCAGCGGCTGCAACATCGCCCGGTACTGCGGCTCCTTCTGCCAGCACAAGGACTGGGAGAGGCACCACCGGATCTGCGGCCAAGGCCTGCACGGCCAGAGCAAGCCGCTGGCTCTGCCCACGGGCCGAGCGGCCGCCAAGAGCCTGGATGGCGTCCCCAGCCCGGCCCTGGAGAAGACCTCGGCGACCACCTCCCGGTCCTCCACCCCAGCATCCGTGACAGCAATAGAAACGAACGGACTCTGA
- the CBFA2T2 gene encoding protein CBFA2T2 isoform X5, whose protein sequence is MPGSPVEVKIQSRSSPPNMPPLPPVNPGGPRPVSFTPTALPNGINHSPPTLNGAPSPPQRFSNGPSSSSSSSLTNQQLPATCGARQLSKLKRFLTTLQQFGNDISPEIGEKVRTLVLALVNSTVTIEEFHCKLQEATNFPLRPFVIPFLKANLPLLQRELLHCARAAKQTPSQYLAQHEHILLNTNTTSPADSSELLIEVNGNGKRHSPDRREDNSFEREPLPTEPPAKRVCTISPAPRHSPALTIPLMNPGGQFHPTPPPLQHYTLEDIATSHLYRDPSKMLEHREIRDRHGGLGLNGGYQDELVDHRLTEREWADEWKHLDHALNCIMEMVEKTRRSMAVLRRCQEADREELNYWKRRCSETAEPRKAGGELISRQHSPSSSDSIGSDSLREFSSRSGTGYVTEEIWKKAEEAVNEVKRQAMSEVQKAVAEAEQKAFEMIASERARMEQTIADAKRQATEDAFLVINEQEESTESCWNCGRKASETCSGCNIARYCGSFCQHKDWERHHRICGQGLHGQSKPLALPTGRAAAKSLDGVPSPALEKTSATTSRSSTPASVTAIETNGL, encoded by the exons ATGCCTGGATCGCCCGTGGAAGTGAAGATCCAGTCCAGGTCCTCTCCTCCCAACatgccgccgctgccccccgtGAATCCCGGCGGCCCCCGCCCGGTGTCCTTCACCCCGACTGCAC TGCCCAACGGAATAAACCATTCCCCCCCGACGCTGAATGGGGCACCATCCCCACCCCAGCGCTTCAGCAAcggtccttcctcctcctcctcctcctcactgacGAACCAGCAGCTCCCGGCCACGTGCGGCGCCCGGCAGCTCAGCAAGCTGAAGCGTTTCCTCACTACCCTCCAGCAGTTCGGCAACGACATCTCACCGGAGATCGGGGAGAAGGTCCGGACCCTTGTCCTGGCGTTGGTG AACTCAACGGTGACAATCGAGGAATTTCACTGCAAGCTGCAAGAGGCGACGAACTTCCCCCTCCGGCCATTTGTGATCCCCTTTCTGAAG GCCAACCTCCCgctgctgcagagagagctgCTGCACTGCGCCCGGGCTGCCAAGCAGACGCCCTCCCAGTACCTGGCGCAGCACGAGCACATCCTGCTGAACACAAACACCACGTCCCCTGCCGACTCCTCCGAGCTGCTGATCGAGGTGAACGGGAATGGGAAGAGGCACAGTCCGGACAG AAGGGAAGACAACAGCTTTGAGAGGGAGCCGCTGCCGACGGAGCCTCCGGCCAAGAGGGTGTGCACCATCAGCCCCgcgccccggcacagccctgccctgacCATCCCGCTGATGAACCCCGGGGGGCAGTTccaccccaccccgccgcccCTCCAGCACTACACCTTGGAAGATATCGCCACCTCCCACCTCTACAGGGATCCCAGCAAGATGTTGGAGCACAGAGAGATTCGGGACAGGCACGGTGGTCTTG GTTTGAATGGAGGATACCAGGACGAGCTGGTGGACCACCGCTTAACGGAGAGAGAGTGGGCTGACGAGTGGAAGCATCTTGATCAC GCGCTGAACTGCATCATGGAGATGGTGGAGAAGACCCGGCGCTCGATGGCGGTGCTGCGGCGCTGCCAGGAGGCTGATCGGGAAGAGCTCAACTACTGGAAGAGGCGATGCAGTGAGACGGCGGAGCCGCGGAAGGCGGGCGGCGAGCTCATCTCccggcagcacagccccagcagctccgaCTCCATCGGCAGCG ATTCGTTGCGGGAGTTCAGCAGCAGGTCAGGAACGGGCTACGTCACCGAAGAGATATGGAAAAAAGCTG aagaagCCGTGAACGAGGTGAAGCGCCAGGCCATGTCGGAGGTGCAGAAGGCGGTGGCGGAGGCCGAGCAGAAGGCGTTTGAGATGATTGCCTCCGAGAGGGCTCGGATGGAGCAGACGATCGCGGATGCCAAGCGCCAGGCCACCGAGGATGCCTTCTTAGTGATAAACGAACAGGAGGAGTCCACGGAG AGTTGCTGGAACTGCGGTCGCAAAGCCAGCGAGACCTGCAGCGGCTGCAACATCGCCCGGTACTGCGGCTCCTTCTGCCAGCACAAGGACTGGGAGAGGCACCACCGGATCTGCGGCCAAGGCCTGCACGGCCAGAGCAAGCCGCTGGCTCTGCCCACGGGCCGAGCGGCCGCCAAGAGCCTGGATGGCGTCCCCAGCCCGGCCCTGGAGAAGACCTCGGCGACCACCTCCCGGTCCTCCACCCCAGCATCCGTGACAGCAATAGAAACGAACGGACTCTGA